Genomic segment of Brachyhypopomus gauderio isolate BG-103 chromosome 10, BGAUD_0.2, whole genome shotgun sequence:
AACCTCAGCTGACCGGACTCCTTCTTCCCTCCCAGCCCCCCGCCAAGCCGTCGGGGGATCCAGCCCTGCAGGGTGCGCTCTTGCTCAAAATCCACAAACAGTTCACACTGGTCCACCACCATCTTGTTGGCATCTCGCCAAGCCCTCATCAGAGAGCGCTCCTCCTTGTACTCGATGAAGGCGTACCCTTTGGAGAAGCCACTGACAATGTCCCGGACGAGTCGGACCCTGCGGATGTCTCCAAACTTGGAGAAAACGTTCTGAAGGTCCTCTTCAGACGTCTGCTTGTTGAGCCGTGCGACAAACAGAGTAAGCTGGGGTTCCCCCGTGGTGCCTTTGTTGGGCTCATAACGGGCGTTCATCGCCCTCCAAACCGCACGGTCATGTGGCTCCAAGTCAGTGCTGTCAATGCTACCAGCCTTGAGGGGGTCATAGACCTTTGCCAGAGGACTCCACTCATTCATATTCTGAAACATACAGATTTTTTTTAGGTTTGCATAAAACACATAATGACCACAGAATGACAAGCAGTGAGGAACCCAACTTGAGACCCACAAAAATTGCACACTGTCAGATTTCACTTGTCAAGCTGGGTTGTGCTGACATTGCCAGTTTAACACAAGACTCCACAAGAGGTCCACAGCAGCACAATAAACGGACGTTAATTTCGAAGTTGACACTGACGGGATTACGAACGTCTATAACACAAGGACTTTAAGTTTCTGTAATAGACGAAAGACGTTTCACGAAGCAAGATTTCTAATCTAGCTAAGTTGTTATCTACGTGCGCCCAACTCCACACAGATCAACACggaattcagtcaaaacttgtTTGGAGGTTTGGGATTTACTCGGTGCCGGATAGCCAGCCAACTAATCCGTAAACCTGTTTTGTAAAGTAACCTCAGTGCCGTATATAGCTAGTCATCATACTACCTAGATAGCTCGGTACAGACaaaaaatgagaaaaaacaACTGTCTAGTTAGCTAACTAGTTTAACAAGCAAACTATTAGCCCAGCAACCTAATCAGTTAACTGCATCATTATATTCGATATCACTTCAAACCATTTTCCACCATCATACTCGGTGAACTTGTTAGATGTAACTTATATTGCGGAAAACAATTTATAGTGAAGAACATCCAAAATACACAttagaaaacataaaaaatagCTGTTAACCTACCTAACGTAACCAAGTCTGCCAGCGTCCCACACATTAATAGTTCCGTCAAGAATCTCCTGCCGCATAATAGGTCCGGGAGGCTACGGACATTTTTTGCGTTTATCAGTAGTTTTCAACCTGTTTTGTTAGATTAGAAA
This window contains:
- the snrnp35 gene encoding U11/U12 small nuclear ribonucleoprotein 35 kDa protein: MNEWSPLAKVYDPLKAGSIDSTDLEPHDRAVWRAMNARYEPNKGTTGEPQLTLFVARLNKQTSEEDLQNVFSKFGDIRRVRLVRDIVSGFSKGYAFIEYKEERSLMRAWRDANKMVVDQCELFVDFEQERTLQGWIPRRLGGGLGGKKESGQLRFGGRDRPFRRPINLPGAMPQGRPAERRWDGPGRREERQRDRDTSPGWDRDHGRRKDHRGEWDRGSERSSRDYNKDRRDSKRFGDRNSERESNRPKEERRHRDSYRESEKR